The following are encoded in a window of Halorarum salinum genomic DNA:
- a CDS encoding NAD(P)-dependent glycerol-1-phosphate dehydrogenase gives MFGKTTWIKLPRNVLVGHGVVDQVGAAVEELSLAGRPLLVTSPSPDDIAGDRVRAQFEDVATTTVDEAGFSAVGEVIEAAEAADATFLVALGGGKPIDIAKMAADELGLGFVSVPTAASHDGIVSGRSSIPEGDTRHSVAADPPLAVIADTELMANAPWELTTAGCADIISNYTAVKDWRLARRLKNVEYSEYAAALSEMTAEMLVDNADSIKQGLEESAWVVSKALVSSGVAMSIAESSRPASGAEHLFSHQLDRIAPGAALHGHQVGVGSIVTEFLHTGENGAWRDIRDALRAIGAPTTAAELGVDDDTVIEALTTAHEIRDRYTILSGGVSEDAAREVASFTGVV, from the coding sequence ATGTTCGGGAAAACGACGTGGATCAAGCTCCCGCGGAACGTGCTCGTGGGTCACGGCGTCGTGGACCAGGTGGGCGCGGCCGTCGAGGAGCTATCGCTCGCGGGGCGCCCCCTACTGGTGACCAGTCCCTCGCCGGACGACATCGCCGGCGACCGCGTCCGCGCGCAGTTCGAGGACGTCGCCACGACGACCGTCGACGAGGCGGGCTTCTCGGCGGTCGGCGAGGTGATCGAGGCGGCCGAGGCGGCCGACGCGACGTTCCTCGTCGCGCTCGGCGGCGGCAAACCGATCGACATCGCGAAGATGGCCGCCGACGAACTCGGCCTGGGCTTCGTCTCGGTCCCCACGGCGGCGAGCCACGACGGCATCGTCTCCGGGCGCTCCTCCATCCCGGAAGGGGACACCCGCCACTCGGTCGCCGCGGACCCGCCGCTCGCGGTCATCGCCGACACCGAGCTGATGGCCAACGCGCCGTGGGAGCTGACGACGGCGGGCTGTGCCGACATCATCTCCAACTACACTGCCGTGAAGGACTGGCGGCTCGCCCGACGGCTCAAGAACGTCGAGTACTCCGAGTACGCGGCCGCGCTCTCGGAGATGACCGCGGAGATGCTCGTCGACAACGCCGACTCGATCAAGCAGGGGTTGGAGGAGTCGGCCTGGGTCGTCTCGAAGGCGCTCGTCTCCTCGGGCGTCGCGATGTCCATCGCCGAGTCGTCCCGCCCCGCCTCGGGGGCCGAACACCTCTTCTCCCACCAGCTCGACCGCATCGCCCCGGGCGCGGCGCTCCACGGCCATCAGGTCGGCGTCGGCTCCATCGTGACCGAGTTCCTCCACACCGGCGAGAACGGGGCCTGGCGGGACATCCGCGACGCGCTCCGTGCCATCGGCGCACCCACCACCGCCGCCGAACTCGGCGTCGACGACGACACGGTGATCGAGGCGCTCACCACCGCCCACGAGATCCGGGACCGCTACACGATCCTCTCGGGCGGGGTGAGCGAGGACGCCGCGCGGGAGGTCGCCTCCTTCACCGGCGTCGTCTGA
- a CDS encoding M48 family metallopeptidase, whose protein sequence is MIAALASVAAWVLEWWELWALVLAGVVGTGITPAVVGRTEPTRSLDPALDRAVADAVARAGVPADRVRVLAGGRGPVAFAAGLSPARGRVFVSERLLSNLDPDEAAGVVSHEYGHLARRHVPLRVVVPVAFALAWAVGATLSSDPGFVVGVALVPPAAALTVHVSRWTEHDADRFARERGDGAALAAALVALADEGHVTDGGWLSRHPSLASRIERLCGRAGEGEPSGRAENAGAAGPFRRRR, encoded by the coding sequence ATGATCGCGGCGCTCGCGTCCGTCGCCGCGTGGGTCCTCGAGTGGTGGGAGCTGTGGGCGCTCGTGCTTGCCGGCGTCGTCGGGACCGGCATCACGCCCGCGGTCGTCGGCCGGACCGAGCCGACCCGGTCGCTGGACCCGGCGCTCGACCGGGCCGTCGCCGACGCGGTCGCTCGCGCCGGAGTCCCGGCCGACCGCGTTCGCGTCCTCGCGGGCGGGCGCGGCCCGGTCGCGTTCGCGGCGGGACTCTCTCCGGCTCGCGGCCGGGTGTTCGTCTCCGAGCGACTCCTCTCGAACCTCGACCCGGACGAGGCCGCGGGCGTGGTCAGCCACGAGTACGGACACCTCGCGCGGCGGCACGTCCCGCTGCGGGTCGTCGTCCCCGTGGCGTTCGCGCTCGCCTGGGCGGTCGGCGCGACGCTCTCGTCCGACCCGGGCTTCGTGGTCGGCGTGGCGCTCGTTCCCCCGGCGGCGGCCCTCACGGTCCACGTCTCGCGCTGGACGGAACACGACGCGGACCGGTTCGCCCGCGAGCGCGGGGACGGCGCCGCGCTGGCCGCCGCGCTCGTCGCGCTCGCGGACGAGGGCCACGTCACCGACGGCGGGTGGCTCTCGCGGCACCCGTCGCTGGCCTCGCGGATCGAACGGCTGTGCGGACGCGCCGGCGAGGGGGAGCCGTCCGGCCGCGCCGAGAACGCGGGCGCGGCAGGCCCGTTCAGACGACGCCGGTGA
- a CDS encoding DUF420 domain-containing protein gives MATTDVGGLRGAVKAHPRTFVAAVSIVGYGLVIGTFAGVVPASVFPSLTRGEVDLLSHAIAAVNTVTTVLLALGWRWIRADEVRKHAAAMTASFGLIMLFLVLYLTRVGGGPGEKRLVVESGMFLGQFAGLVSGAYLAMLAIHILLSVVSVPVVLYAITLGLTHSTAELRGTPHARVGRIAAGAWILSLVLGVVTYLLLNWVYAYEFVQVSY, from the coding sequence ATGGCAACTACCGACGTCGGTGGACTCCGCGGCGCGGTGAAGGCCCACCCCCGGACGTTCGTCGCGGCGGTGTCGATCGTGGGATACGGGCTGGTGATCGGCACCTTCGCGGGGGTCGTCCCGGCGTCGGTGTTCCCCTCGCTCACGCGGGGGGAGGTCGACCTCCTCAGCCACGCCATCGCTGCGGTGAACACGGTGACGACCGTCCTGCTGGCGCTCGGCTGGCGGTGGATCCGCGCGGACGAGGTCCGAAAGCACGCCGCCGCCATGACCGCCTCCTTCGGGCTCATCATGCTGTTCCTCGTCCTGTACCTGACGAGGGTCGGCGGCGGGCCCGGGGAGAAGCGGCTGGTCGTCGAGTCGGGAATGTTCCTCGGGCAGTTCGCCGGCCTCGTAAGCGGCGCGTACCTGGCAATGCTCGCGATCCACATCCTCCTCTCGGTCGTCTCCGTCCCGGTGGTGCTGTACGCCATCACCCTCGGACTCACCCACTCGACCGCCGAACTCCGGGGTACGCCACACGCCCGCGTGGGGCGGATCGCGGCCGGGGCGTGGATCCTCTCGCTCGTGCTCGGAGTGGTGACCTACCTCCTGTTGAACTGGGTGTACGCCTACGAGTTCGTGCAGGTGTCGTACTGA
- a CDS encoding helix-turn-helix transcriptional regulator: MESPLDSIRRIVFGTSSTETAPAARTTDSVGSRARSSNGRDAGFGAPLPEYDPDALSSRRDFVVELGMPPEEFFPRLVAHHDGALPQKSFTEFTDLSSSTISRILGELEDDGRIVRVTVGRENAIVLPERAPQDGVPTAADVEDLRRA; the protein is encoded by the coding sequence ATGGAATCCCCGCTGGACAGCATCCGGCGAATCGTGTTCGGAACGTCCTCGACGGAGACCGCGCCGGCCGCCCGTACGACGGACTCCGTCGGGAGCCGGGCTCGCTCGTCGAACGGGCGCGACGCGGGATTCGGGGCCCCGCTCCCCGAGTACGACCCCGACGCGCTGTCCTCCCGGCGGGACTTCGTCGTGGAACTCGGCATGCCCCCCGAGGAGTTCTTCCCCCGCCTCGTCGCGCACCACGACGGCGCGCTCCCCCAGAAATCGTTCACCGAGTTCACGGACCTGTCGAGTTCGACGATCAGCCGCATCCTGGGGGAACTGGAGGACGACGGACGCATCGTCCGGGTGACGGTCGGGAGGGAGAACGCCATCGTCCTCCCCGAACGCGCACCCCAGGACGGCGTCCCGACCGCCGCCGACGTCGAGGACCTCCGCCGCGCCTGA
- a CDS encoding M28 family peptidase has product MTDLSTRPGWIGETFTSDAGWDLLEELVDLGNRMAGRPGERAALERVRDALEGAGCRDARIEEFDLQGWVRGSSRIDAPGGEQDCISLPRSSAGEATGEFADLGYGLPDDFADAELDGKVAMVSSTVPDHYERFIHRREKYYYAVQAGAAGFVFRNHVEGCLPPTGSVGTPDAPIGDVPAVGVSAEVGARLARRAEGEDVTVAVDCETPAATSGNAMAELGPDTDDELLVTSHADAHDVAEGAMDNGAGTATIVEVANALANHEDALDTRVRFVAFGAEEVGLVGSSVEADRTDHDAVKAVVNVDSNVFGRTLKLHTHGFDDLTAAADRVGERFDHPVEAIPEQNPHSDHWPFVQAGVPGYMVSGKTEGRGRGWGHTFADTLDKLEVRNLREQAVLLAALVADLADDDTDVARQDPADVAAAVEAQDLAEGMKVTGDWPYDADGNLLG; this is encoded by the coding sequence ATGACCGACCTCTCGACGCGGCCGGGCTGGATCGGCGAGACGTTCACGAGCGACGCGGGCTGGGACCTCCTCGAGGAGCTGGTCGACCTCGGCAACCGGATGGCCGGACGGCCCGGCGAGCGTGCCGCGCTCGAACGCGTCCGCGACGCGCTCGAGGGGGCGGGCTGCCGGGACGCGAGGATCGAGGAGTTCGACCTGCAGGGCTGGGTGCGCGGCTCCTCGCGCATCGACGCGCCCGGCGGCGAGCAGGACTGCATCTCCCTCCCGCGCTCGTCGGCCGGCGAGGCGACCGGCGAGTTCGCCGACCTCGGCTACGGCCTCCCGGACGACTTCGCGGACGCGGAGCTCGACGGGAAGGTGGCGATGGTCTCCTCGACGGTGCCGGACCACTACGAGCGGTTCATCCACCGGCGTGAGAAGTACTACTACGCGGTCCAGGCCGGCGCGGCGGGGTTCGTCTTCCGGAACCACGTCGAGGGCTGTCTCCCGCCGACGGGGTCGGTCGGCACGCCGGACGCCCCCATCGGCGACGTCCCGGCGGTGGGCGTCTCCGCGGAGGTCGGCGCGCGACTCGCGCGGCGCGCGGAGGGCGAGGACGTCACGGTCGCCGTCGACTGCGAGACCCCGGCGGCGACGAGCGGAAACGCGATGGCCGAACTGGGACCCGACACCGACGACGAACTGCTGGTCACCTCCCACGCCGACGCCCACGACGTCGCCGAGGGAGCGATGGACAACGGCGCCGGGACCGCGACGATCGTCGAGGTCGCGAACGCCCTCGCGAACCACGAGGACGCGCTCGACACGCGCGTCAGGTTCGTCGCCTTCGGCGCCGAGGAGGTCGGGCTGGTCGGCTCGTCGGTCGAGGCCGACCGGACGGATCACGACGCCGTGAAGGCGGTCGTCAACGTCGACTCGAACGTCTTCGGCCGGACCCTCAAACTCCACACCCACGGGTTCGACGACCTGACCGCCGCAGCGGATCGCGTCGGGGAGCGGTTCGATCACCCCGTCGAGGCCATCCCAGAACAGAACCCCCACAGCGACCACTGGCCGTTCGTGCAGGCGGGCGTGCCGGGCTACATGGTCTCGGGGAAGACGGAGGGGCGCGGCCGGGGCTGGGGCCACACCTTCGCGGACACGCTCGACAAACTGGAGGTCAGGAACCTCCGCGAGCAGGCCGTCCTCCTCGCCGCGCTCGTCGCCGACCTCGCGGACGACGACACCGACGTCGCGAGGCAAGATCCCGCCGACGTCGCCGCCGCGGTCGAGGCCCAGGACCTCGCCGAGGGTATGAAGGTGACCGGCGACTGGCCCTACGACGCGGACGGGAACCTGCTGGGGTAG
- a CDS encoding NAD(+)/NADH kinase, giving the protein MSELRVALAGDDGTVRDAVEAAGGAVVPSDEADALVTFGERALVDAALAGPAAPLFPVAGGEGRHSVPKPELAAALDALADGDVRRESHPALSVRVGGDETARALLDASLMTSEPARISEYSVHAAGEEVDRFRSDGVVVATPAGSAGYARAAGGPVLAPGTGLGLVPVSPFATNAETRVFDGDVTLVVERDESDVSLVADDRVVGSVPAATPVEVAADGAVELLRVPGVGTSR; this is encoded by the coding sequence ATGAGCGAACTCCGGGTCGCGCTCGCCGGCGACGACGGGACGGTCCGCGACGCCGTCGAGGCGGCGGGCGGGGCGGTCGTCCCGTCCGACGAGGCCGACGCGCTGGTGACGTTCGGCGAGCGCGCGCTCGTCGACGCCGCGCTCGCCGGGCCGGCGGCGCCGCTCTTCCCGGTTGCGGGCGGGGAGGGCCGCCACTCCGTGCCGAAGCCGGAACTCGCCGCCGCGCTGGACGCGCTGGCCGACGGCGACGTTCGGCGGGAGTCCCACCCCGCGCTCTCGGTGAGGGTGGGGGGAGACGAAACCGCCCGCGCGCTGCTCGACGCCTCGCTGATGACCAGCGAACCGGCCCGCATCTCCGAGTACTCCGTCCACGCCGCCGGGGAGGAGGTCGACCGCTTCAGATCGGACGGCGTCGTCGTCGCCACGCCCGCCGGGTCCGCCGGCTACGCGCGGGCGGCCGGCGGGCCGGTGCTCGCGCCGGGGACGGGCCTCGGCCTCGTGCCGGTGTCGCCGTTCGCGACGAACGCGGAGACGCGGGTGTTCGACGGCGACGTGACGCTCGTGGTCGAACGCGACGAGAGCGACGTGAGCCTCGTCGCCGACGACCGGGTGGTCGGGTCCGTCCCGGCCGCCACGCCCGTCGAGGTGGCCGCCGACGGGGCGGTCGAACTGCTCCGGGTTCCGGGCGTCGGCACGTCCAGGTAG
- a CDS encoding DUF7313 family protein, giving the protein MQPLPLEFLVPVGALEVVAGVLPFAVLVVVLANLLTRVLAQRTYVRQADEGEDDEAVSRYLPHEATNVLLVALAFAMTIVQPHGGLVLATLVVGLFVSDFFEFEARRVEARNGMEIEKPKSAIFASALVLAYAAFQALFFLVEPYWGQVV; this is encoded by the coding sequence ATGCAACCGCTACCGCTGGAGTTCCTCGTCCCGGTCGGGGCGCTGGAGGTCGTCGCGGGGGTCCTGCCGTTCGCCGTCCTCGTGGTGGTGCTTGCGAACCTCCTGACCCGGGTGCTCGCCCAGCGCACGTACGTCAGGCAGGCAGACGAGGGCGAGGACGACGAGGCCGTCTCGCGGTACCTCCCGCACGAGGCGACGAACGTCCTGCTCGTGGCGCTCGCGTTCGCCATGACGATCGTCCAGCCCCACGGGGGGCTGGTGCTGGCGACGCTCGTCGTCGGCCTGTTCGTCTCGGACTTCTTCGAGTTCGAGGCCCGCCGCGTCGAGGCGCGCAACGGCATGGAGATCGAGAAGCCCAAGAGCGCCATCTTCGCCTCCGCGCTCGTGCTGGCGTACGCCGCCTTCCAGGCGCTGTTCTTCCTCGTCGAGCCCTACTGGGGACAGGTCGTCTGA
- a CDS encoding NAD-dependent epimerase/dehydratase family protein yields MTDSALVIGGTRFIGRHVVEDLLEHGYEVTTFNRGNHGNPFADREAVDRVEGDRRDDTDLRTAKLSVEPDVVVDCVAYYPADVEAAVDVFSDVDGYVYVSSGSAYAAEEVPKREGETELCDCTPERAEDDSMDSYGPRKAEGDRIVARAGGDGVNAMAVRPCVVYGPHDYTERLDYWIDRVLTYDRVVVPGDGQHLWHRAYVEDVAAALRVVAEGGDPGEAYNVGDRRLVTMEEMVDVIAEAAGTGCEVVRASERELSAGGLSTSDFVLYREYPHVLDTNKLAELGWESTPVAEAMARTVAEHRESDRDGAEHDPGREAEERVLGVLDTV; encoded by the coding sequence ATGACCGACTCCGCGCTCGTGATCGGCGGCACGCGCTTCATCGGCCGACACGTCGTCGAGGACCTGCTCGAGCACGGCTACGAGGTGACCACCTTCAACCGCGGGAACCACGGGAACCCCTTCGCCGACCGCGAGGCGGTGGACCGCGTCGAGGGCGACCGCAGGGACGACACCGACCTCCGGACGGCGAAGCTCTCGGTCGAACCCGACGTGGTCGTCGACTGCGTGGCGTACTACCCAGCGGACGTCGAGGCGGCCGTCGACGTCTTCTCGGACGTGGACGGCTACGTGTACGTCTCATCGGGATCGGCGTACGCCGCCGAGGAGGTTCCCAAGCGCGAGGGGGAGACGGAACTGTGTGACTGTACGCCCGAACGGGCCGAGGACGACTCGATGGACAGCTACGGGCCGCGCAAGGCCGAGGGCGACCGGATCGTCGCCCGGGCGGGCGGGGACGGCGTGAACGCGATGGCCGTCCGGCCGTGCGTCGTCTACGGCCCGCACGACTACACCGAGCGGCTCGACTACTGGATCGACCGGGTGCTCACGTACGACCGGGTGGTCGTCCCCGGCGACGGGCAGCACCTCTGGCACCGCGCGTACGTCGAGGACGTCGCCGCCGCGCTGCGGGTCGTCGCCGAGGGGGGCGACCCCGGCGAGGCGTACAACGTCGGCGACCGGCGGCTGGTCACGATGGAGGAGATGGTCGACGTGATCGCCGAGGCGGCGGGGACCGGGTGCGAGGTCGTCCGCGCGAGCGAGCGCGAACTCTCGGCGGGCGGGCTCTCCACCTCCGACTTCGTCCTCTACCGGGAGTACCCGCACGTGCTGGACACGAACAAGTTGGCTGAACTCGGGTGGGAGTCGACGCCGGTGGCGGAGGCGATGGCACGGACCGTGGCCGAGCACCGCGAGTCCGACCGCGACGGCGCCGAACACGACCCCGGGCGGGAGGCGGAGGAGCGCGTCCTCGGCGTGCTGGACACCGTCTGA
- a CDS encoding HD domain-containing protein → MGVEIKGSQVTDEEFEAMERFVREYLSASVESEDDGGRMRWYPWHSAEYRFNHIRNVVALAGRIAAREGADADVVRVAALFHDVSKLEADQDVHAEEGARVAREYLTSHGDFPESFVEEVCTAVTDHSYQGPLSDLSLEARCLIEADLLDKVGANGTALMLLRMGYEARTHMDAAQMVQRVLERGEDHVARVESDTAESIAHERLKRVRWFREWLEEEVTGMDWEREDAASS, encoded by the coding sequence GTGGGCGTCGAGATAAAGGGGTCGCAGGTCACCGACGAGGAGTTCGAGGCGATGGAGCGGTTCGTCCGCGAGTACCTCTCGGCCTCCGTCGAGTCCGAGGACGACGGGGGGCGGATGCGCTGGTACCCCTGGCACTCCGCCGAGTACCGGTTCAACCACATCCGCAACGTCGTCGCGCTCGCCGGGCGCATCGCCGCGCGCGAGGGCGCCGACGCCGACGTGGTGCGCGTCGCCGCGCTGTTCCACGACGTGTCGAAACTGGAGGCCGACCAGGACGTCCACGCCGAGGAGGGCGCCCGCGTCGCCCGCGAGTACCTGACGAGCCACGGCGACTTCCCGGAGTCGTTCGTGGAGGAGGTGTGCACGGCGGTGACGGACCACTCCTACCAGGGGCCGCTCTCGGACCTCTCGCTCGAGGCCCGGTGTCTCATCGAGGCGGACCTGCTCGACAAGGTCGGCGCGAACGGCACGGCGCTGATGCTGCTCCGGATGGGCTACGAGGCCCGGACGCACATGGACGCCGCACAGATGGTCCAGCGGGTGCTCGAACGCGGCGAGGACCACGTCGCCCGCGTCGAGTCGGACACGGCCGAGTCCATCGCCCACGAGCGCCTCAAGCGCGTCCGCTGGTTCCGCGAGTGGCTGGAGGAGGAGGTCACGGGGATGGACTGGGAGCGCGAGGACGCGGCGTCCTCCTGA
- a CDS encoding alanyl-tRNA editing protein has protein sequence MTEQRYLADSTVRTFEASVERTLEDRVVLDGTHFYPTGGGQPNDTGSLSFEGGEAAVVDVRKQDTIYHRLDGDVPAEGATVTGELDWNRRHAHMRYHTAQHLLSAVLLDGFDAQTVGNQLYADRARLDADHPKFSETDLADVEARMNELVEDGLAVDAYTMDRDVAEAELDAERTRIDLLPSSISELRIVEIGGDGPDDPFDRTACAGTHVADTGEVGEVTVTGRTTQGSDTERVEFTLG, from the coding sequence GTGACCGAGCAACGCTACCTGGCGGACAGCACGGTCCGGACGTTCGAGGCGAGCGTGGAGCGTACCCTCGAGGACCGGGTCGTCCTCGACGGCACCCACTTCTACCCGACGGGCGGCGGCCAGCCGAACGACACCGGGAGCCTCTCGTTCGAGGGCGGCGAGGCCGCGGTGGTCGACGTCCGGAAGCAGGACACGATCTACCACCGCCTCGACGGCGACGTCCCGGCCGAGGGGGCCACCGTGACGGGCGAACTCGACTGGAACCGGCGGCACGCCCACATGCGGTACCACACCGCCCAGCACCTGCTCTCGGCGGTGCTCCTCGACGGGTTCGACGCGCAGACGGTGGGCAACCAGCTGTACGCCGACCGCGCGCGACTCGACGCCGACCACCCGAAGTTCTCGGAGACCGACCTCGCGGACGTGGAGGCGCGCATGAACGAACTCGTCGAGGACGGCCTCGCCGTCGACGCGTACACGATGGACCGCGACGTCGCGGAGGCGGAACTCGACGCCGAGCGGACCCGCATCGACCTGCTCCCGTCCTCGATCTCGGAGCTGCGGATCGTCGAGATCGGCGGCGACGGCCCGGACGACCCCTTCGACCGGACCGCCTGCGCCGGCACCCACGTCGCCGACACCGGGGAGGTGGGCGAGGTGACGGTGACGGGGCGGACGACGCAGGGGAGCGACACGGAGCGCGTCGAGTTCACGCTCGGGTAG
- a CDS encoding FlaD/FlaE family flagellar protein, with protein sequence MLNPKDYDRTELRALAGATAPPRDGPAEDRWATPDDFLVGADARVRQGQLEDAFVLAAAGDGAVRPYLTGLPDSGVGTRLALDWLRFLVTVGGREGAREALAYYGRVDWLGADAEEALATHLEAFSGGESRPLGPGHHRTSLLFLARLAALR encoded by the coding sequence ATGCTCAACCCGAAGGACTACGACCGGACGGAGTTGCGGGCGCTGGCGGGAGCGACAGCGCCGCCGCGCGACGGCCCCGCGGAGGACCGGTGGGCGACGCCGGACGACTTCCTCGTCGGGGCCGACGCGCGCGTCAGGCAGGGGCAGCTCGAGGACGCGTTCGTCCTCGCGGCCGCCGGCGACGGCGCGGTCAGGCCCTACCTGACGGGGCTGCCCGACTCCGGGGTCGGCACGCGGCTCGCGCTCGACTGGCTCCGGTTCCTCGTGACCGTCGGCGGTCGCGAGGGCGCCCGCGAGGCGCTCGCCTACTACGGACGGGTCGACTGGCTGGGCGCCGACGCCGAGGAGGCGCTCGCGACCCACCTCGAGGCGTTCTCCGGCGGCGAGAGCCGCCCGCTCGGTCCCGGCCACCATCGGACGAGCCTGTTGTTCCTCGCCCGCCTCGCCGCGCTCCGATAA
- a CDS encoding CBS domain-containing protein, giving the protein MDIEDIAVPEFVEVESDERLGKIRSLFERENPKGIVVVEDGEYVGIIDERDLVRSRVDDDTKAGALMKHAPEVDRREDVREVARVLVEGGVRVAPVYEGERRYGIVTADAILDAVLDNLVALDVDDIYTTDVVTVTEDAHVGQAINRLREHGISRLPVVDDDGNLSGILTTHDIVDFVVREDERQGKGDRSGDLDRMLDLPVYDMMSSPVFTTTPGTSVRSAVETMRKQDVSGLVVTPEGEDGLVAGVVTITDVLRALTFTEEDAMDVQITSVDLMDTITREDVRESIGQVAEKYQEMRVLHAHVRFHEHKEKLRGTPLIQCQIRLRTTHGQVAGSGEGYGAEHAFHVALDKLERNVLEIKGVVADERYRGQLLRKLGEL; this is encoded by the coding sequence ATGGACATCGAAGACATCGCCGTGCCGGAGTTCGTCGAGGTGGAGTCGGACGAACGACTCGGAAAGATCCGCTCCCTCTTCGAACGCGAGAACCCGAAGGGCATCGTCGTGGTCGAGGACGGCGAGTACGTGGGGATCATCGACGAGCGGGACCTGGTCCGCTCGCGCGTCGACGACGACACGAAGGCGGGTGCGCTGATGAAACACGCCCCGGAGGTCGACCGCCGCGAGGACGTGCGGGAGGTCGCGCGCGTCCTCGTCGAGGGCGGCGTGAGGGTCGCGCCCGTGTACGAGGGGGAGCGCCGCTACGGCATCGTCACGGCCGACGCGATCCTCGACGCGGTGCTCGACAACCTCGTCGCGCTCGACGTGGACGACATCTACACCACCGACGTCGTCACCGTCACCGAGGACGCCCACGTCGGGCAGGCGATCAACCGCCTCCGCGAGCACGGCATCTCCCGGCTCCCGGTCGTCGACGACGACGGGAACCTCTCCGGCATCCTCACCACCCACGACATCGTGGACTTCGTCGTCCGCGAGGACGAGCGACAGGGGAAGGGCGACAGGAGCGGCGACCTCGACCGGATGCTCGACCTGCCCGTCTACGACATGATGTCGAGCCCGGTGTTCACGACGACGCCGGGGACGTCGGTCCGCTCGGCCGTCGAGACGATGCGGAAGCAGGACGTGAGCGGCCTCGTCGTCACCCCGGAGGGGGAGGACGGCCTGGTCGCCGGCGTCGTCACCATCACGGACGTGCTCCGCGCGCTCACGTTCACCGAGGAGGACGCGATGGACGTCCAGATCACGAGCGTCGACCTGATGGACACCATCACCCGCGAGGACGTCCGCGAGTCCATCGGGCAGGTCGCCGAGAAGTACCAGGAGATGCGGGTGCTCCACGCGCACGTCCGCTTCCACGAGCACAAGGAGAAGCTCCGGGGCACGCCGCTCATCCAGTGTCAAATCCGCCTGCGGACGACCCACGGGCAGGTCGCCGGCTCGGGCGAGGGGTACGGCGCGGAGCACGCCTTCCACGTCGCGCTCGACAAGCTAGAGCGGAACGTCCTCGAGATCAAGGGCGTCGTGGCCGACGAGCGCTACCGCGGCCAGCTCCTCCGGAAGCTGGGCGAACTGTAG
- a CDS encoding phosphatase PAP2 family protein, translated as MSILTTVLLQVVVVVTVLCIGGAAMLVRGGRLELLRRDGRARVHEVAPAFVALGAALAVNAVVRDHVPKVAWLVGVNITGYIHAIEGGFVPWLQTFATPAATAYFSATYVFGYTFVLVFPLLAYLLHPDPRHLRELAVAYGLNYVIGLVCYAVFVAYGPRNLLADQVEPLLYSTYPQYMELVAQVNTNTNVFPSLHTSLSLTVAAFAVRTRDTYPAWAVVAPVLAGSIVVATMYLGIHWATDVVAGALLAALCVTLARRGVPAAVVAHVRSAGRRRVGGPGRWL; from the coding sequence ATGAGCATCCTCACCACGGTCCTCCTGCAGGTGGTCGTCGTCGTGACGGTGCTGTGTATCGGGGGCGCGGCCATGCTCGTCAGGGGCGGCAGGCTCGAACTGCTTCGTCGCGACGGGCGGGCCCGCGTCCACGAGGTCGCCCCGGCGTTCGTCGCGCTCGGCGCGGCGCTCGCGGTCAACGCGGTCGTCCGCGATCACGTCCCGAAGGTCGCGTGGCTCGTCGGCGTGAACATCACCGGCTACATCCACGCGATCGAGGGCGGGTTCGTCCCGTGGCTCCAGACGTTCGCCACGCCGGCGGCGACGGCGTACTTCTCCGCGACGTACGTGTTCGGCTACACGTTCGTGCTCGTCTTCCCGCTGCTCGCGTACCTGCTCCACCCGGACCCGCGCCACCTCCGCGAGCTCGCCGTCGCCTACGGGTTGAACTACGTCATCGGACTCGTCTGTTACGCGGTGTTCGTCGCCTACGGGCCGCGGAACCTCCTCGCCGACCAGGTGGAGCCGCTGCTGTACTCGACGTATCCGCAGTACATGGAACTGGTCGCGCAGGTGAACACGAACACGAACGTGTTCCCGTCGCTGCACACCTCGCTGTCGCTCACGGTCGCCGCGTTCGCGGTCCGGACCCGCGACACCTACCCGGCCTGGGCGGTCGTCGCGCCCGTGCTCGCGGGGAGCATCGTGGTCGCGACGATGTATCTCGGCATCCACTGGGCGACCGACGTCGTCGCGGGCGCGCTGCTCGCGGCGCTCTGTGTCACGCTGGCCCGCCGGGGGGTCCCCGCCGCGGTCGTGGCCCACGTCCGCTCGGCCGGGCGCCGTCGCGTCGGCGGGCCGGGTCGCTGGCTCTGA